From Mycobacterium lacus, one genomic window encodes:
- a CDS encoding phosphocholine cytidylyltransferase family protein, which produces MSEIQVVILAAGLGTRLNLPLPKPLAPLADGRSILGHQLDNLRQAFADTARIAVVVGFRYDLIMRAAPEVRFVYNERYDETNTARSLLKALRSSHSGGVLWLNGDVVFDPRLLERAQPLIDSDLTFACVNTATVGEEEVKYRTDADGYLTELSKSVIDGRGEAVGINYVASADKAALIEHLERCTDQDFFERGMESAIKEGRLRVQALDISDCFVVEVDFVDDLERANTEVSRIVTPAA; this is translated from the coding sequence ATGAGCGAGATCCAGGTCGTCATCCTGGCCGCAGGACTCGGTACCCGGCTCAACCTGCCGCTACCTAAGCCGCTCGCCCCGCTCGCAGACGGCAGGAGCATCCTCGGCCACCAGCTGGACAACCTCCGCCAGGCCTTCGCCGACACCGCCCGGATCGCCGTGGTGGTCGGCTTCCGGTACGACCTGATCATGCGGGCCGCGCCGGAGGTCAGGTTCGTCTACAACGAGCGGTATGACGAAACTAACACCGCGCGGAGCCTGCTGAAGGCCCTGCGCAGCTCGCATTCCGGGGGCGTTCTGTGGCTCAATGGCGATGTGGTGTTCGACCCCCGACTGCTGGAGCGGGCCCAGCCGCTGATCGATAGTGATCTCACGTTCGCCTGCGTGAACACCGCTACTGTCGGCGAGGAGGAGGTCAAATATCGCACCGATGCCGACGGCTACCTGACAGAGCTCTCCAAGTCCGTCATCGACGGGCGCGGTGAGGCAGTAGGAATCAACTACGTGGCGTCCGCCGACAAGGCGGCGCTGATCGAGCACCTCGAGCGCTGCACCGACCAGGACTTCTTTGAACGCGGTATGGAATCCGCGATCAAGGAGGGCCGGCTGCGTGTTCAGGCGTTGGACATCTCCGATTGCTTCGTCGTTGAGGTGGACTTCGTCGATGACCTCGAGCGGGCGAACACGGAGGTGAGCAGGATCGTCACGCCCGCCGCGTGA